In Corynebacterium aquilae DSM 44791, the genomic stretch GTGTTTGTGGAGTATCCGTTTACGGTGTCGTTGGGTTCGCGGTTGGTCAGTGGCCGGATTGACGCTATTTTTCATGAGGGGGATGATCCGGCGTCGGGTTGGTTGGTGGTGGATTGGAAGTCTTCGCGTCCGCCGGTCGGTGCGGAGGCGGATAGTGCGGCGATTCAGTTGGCGGTGTATCGCTATGCGTTGGGGCAGTTGTTGGAGTCGATGACTGGTTCTGCGGTGGCGCCGGAGGGTATTTCGGCGGGTTTCTTCTACATCGGCTTCGAGCAATTCTTCCAGCCGGGTAAGCTACCGGGTGCTAAAGAGTTGGAGTTGTTGTTCTCCAGCGATGATGGTGCCTGATGTTGGTGCCATGGTTCTATCGCCGCACATCTTGGGTGTGCGTTCGGTCCGGCGGTAGGAACACCTTGTGATGAAAGTGAGCGTGCACCGACGTGCCGCAGCGAATCCGTGCGCATTTGCGTAGTGATACTGAACTGGTTGATCTTCCTGATCATGCGTTGTTGGGGATCATTAAGATTCCGCAGCCGCGTTCTTTTAGTCCGTGGTGGTTGATTACCCGAAGAATTGCGTATGCGATTGCGCTGATGGGCGTGGTTGCGGTGTTGGTGTACACCGATAAGGGTGGCTATACCGAGGATCTGACTTTTGTTGATGCGGTGTATTACTCGGCGGTGTCGTTGTCGACGACGGGTTATGGCGATATTGCCCCGGTGACGCAGCATGCGCGTTTGGTCAATATTTTCATTATTACCCCGATTAGGATTTTGTTCCTGATTTTGTTGGTGGGTACCACTTTGGCGGTGTTGACGGATGAGACTCGCCGCACTTTACAGATCCAGCGTTGGAGGAAGAACATGCGTGATCACACTGTGGTTGTTGGTTATGGAACGAAGGGCCGTAGTGCGGTGTCGGCGTTGTTGGCTGATGGGGTGAGCCCGGCGAGCATTGTGGTGGTCGATACTGATAAGGATGCGCTGGAGATGGCGTCGACGCGGGGTTTGGTGACGGTGGTGGGTTCGGCGACGAAGGCTGATGTGTTGAAGTTGGCGGGGGTGGCGCGCGCGAAGGCGGTGGTGGTGGCGCCGAATATGGATGATACGGCGGTGTTGGTGACGCTGTCGGTGCGTGAGATCGCTCCGAATGCGACGATTGTGGCCAGTGTGCGGGAGAGTGAGAATGTGCACTTGTTGAAGCAGTCGGGTGCGGATAGCGTGGTGATTTCTTCGGAGACCGCGGGCCGGATGTTGGGGTTGGCGACGGTGACTCCGACGGTGGTGGAGATGTTGGAGGATTTGTTGTCTCCGGATGATGGCATGTCGATTACGGAGATGATTGTTACTGCTGCAGATGCTGGTAAGTCGCCGCGGGAGTTGTCGCCGTTGGCGTTGGGTGTGGTGCGCCATGGTGAGTTGTTCCGGGTGAGTGAGCCGGCTGCGCGTGCGGTGCAGCAGGGCGATAAGTTGTTGTTTATTCGGGGGTTGGCGCCGAAGGATGCCCAGGCGGATGCTGCGGGTGAGCGGTAGTTTGTGATGGCCCGGTTGATTCATTTGACGCCGTCGTTGCAGATCATTGTGGATGCGGATGGTAGCCCGCATTGGTTTGATTACGATCCGTCTGCCGGTGTGGGGGCGGGGGTGTGTGAGCGCTCGGCGCAGGATGATGCGGTGGTTGAGGCTGCTTGGGGTGCGCGGCCGCCGATTGTGGCGCGGGTCAGTGAGGGGAAGTGGGCGCGTTTGGTTGATGAGGAGGAGTTGGCGCGCCTGGCCGCGCAGGTGGGCGGTGAGGTGGTGGCGCTGCGCAGCATGCTGGTTGATGATCATCCGGATTTGTTGGCGGCGGCTGGGTATGTGAAAAATCAGCAGCTGCACCGGTTTCATCCGGCGGATGGTACACCGTTGACTTTTGATGAGCAGGGGCATGTGGGCACGAGTGCGCGGGGGGCCGCGTTTTTTCCGCGGCTGGATCCGGCGGTGATTGGTCTGGTGGAGTGTCGGGGGCGGATTTTGTTGGGTCGTAATGCGTTGCGCCCGGACTATTTTTCCCTGATCGCGGGTTATGTGTCCCCGGGGGAGACTTTGGAGGCGGCGTTTGCGCGGGAGGTGCTGGAGGAAACCGGCCGCCGGGTGCGCGGGGTGCGCTATGTGGGTTCGCAGCCGTGGCCGGCGTCGGGTGCGTTGATGTTGGGCATGTATGGGCTCACCGATGATTGGGAGGCGGTGGCTGCAACGGACGGGGAGCTCGTGGAGACCCGGTGGGCCAGCCGTGAGGAGATCGTGGCGGGCGGGCTGCCGCTGTCGCCTCAAGGGTCTATTGCCCGGACCTTGATTGAGTTTTGGACCCATAAGACTGAAGATTTTTTGCCACAAAAGAGCCTGTTTGATTCATGATTGATCTGAATTCCCTCGACGATGATCAGCGCGTCGCCGCGACCGCGCCGCGTGGCCCGGTGTGCATCCTGGCCGGTGCCGGCACCGGAAAGACCCGCACCATTACCTACCGGATCGCCCACCTGATCGACCAGGGCTTTGTCAGCCCCCAGCGGGTGTTGGCGGTGACCTTTACTTCCCGCGCGGCCGGGGAGATGCGCCACCGCCTGGCAACTATGGGCATTGGTGGGGTGCAGGCCCGCACCTTCCACGCGGCCGCGCGGCGCCAGTTGGCCTATTTTTGGCCGCAGGTCGCGGGTTCTTTGCCGTGGAAACTGGTGGATAATAAGTTTCCGCTGGTGGGCCGGGCGGTGCGGGGCGCTGGCCTGGAGAACAACACCGACATGGTGCGCGATGTGCTCTCTGAGATCGAATGGGCCAAAGCGTCGCTGATTAGCGCCGACGCTTACCCCGCGGCGGTCGATTCTTCCGGCCGCACCGCCCCTGCGGATCCCCAAAAAATCGCCCAGGCATACCGCCTGTACGAACAGGCAAAAACCTCCGAGGACGGGATGCTGCTCGACTTCGATGATCTGCTGGTTCACACCGCGGGCGCGTTGGAAAATTCCGCGGCGATCGCCGAGGAGTTTCGCCAGCAGTACCGCAGCTTCGTCGTCGACGAATACCAGGACGTCACCCCTTTGCAGCAGCGGGTGCTGGACGCGTGGCTGGGCACCCGCGACGACTTAACGGTCGTCGGTGACGCCAACCAGACCATCTACTCCTTTACCGGCGCAACCCCCGACTACCTGCTGAATTTTTCCCGCAAGTATCCGCACGCCTCCATCACGCGGCTGCAACGCGACTATCGCTCCACCCCGCAGGTCACCGACCTGGCCAACACGGTCATTGGGCAAGCCCAAGGCCGGGTGGCCGGCACCCGACTCACCCTGGAAGGTATGCGGCCGGCAGGTGGTGAACCCACCTTCACCTCCTATGACGATGAGCCCTCCCAGGCCCGTGGGGTGGCCAAAAAGATCGCGCAGCTGATCAACCAGGGCATCCCCGCCCGGGAGATCGCGGTGCTGTACCGCATCAACGCCCACTCCGCACTGTTCGAACAGGCCCTGTCCGAAGAAAACATCCCCTACCAGGTGCGCGGCGGTGAAGGCTTTTATAACCGGCCCGAAATCCGGGCTGCTATCACCGAGTTGGTGCGCCTGTCCGGCCGGGATGATCTCCCGGAGCAAGCCCAGGGTGCGGGCCTGGTGCGGGTGGTGCGCGCAGCGCTCGCCCCGCTGGGTTTGAGCGCCAGCGAACCCGAAGGCGCCCAAGCCCGCGAACGCTGGCAATCCCTCAACGCGCTAGCCGAACTCGTCGAAGAACTCGCCAGCATCACCGGCGACCTCACCCTGCCGGGACTACTGGCAGAACTCAAAACCCGCGCCGACGCCAAACACCCACCCAGCGTCGACGGCGTCACCCTCGCCTCCCTGCACGCCGCCAAGGGTCTCGAATGGGATGCCGTGTTCCTGGTTGGTCTCTCCGAGGGATCCCTGCCCATCAAACAAGCCATCAAAGCCGGCGCGGAACACATCGAGGAAGAACGGCGCTTGTTCTACGTCGGAATTACCCGCGCCCGCGAACACCTCCACCTGTCCTGGGCGCTGGCCCGCCAGGAAGGCGCCCGCGCCAGCCGCCACCGCACCCGCTTCCTTGACGGCATCGTCAAGGATCCTGAGCCGATCACCAGCGGGCACAGTGCGCGCAAAACCGCCCACTGCCGCACCTGCGGCATCACCCTGGACACCCCCGCGGAAAAAGTCCTCGGCCGCTGCCTCGACTGCCCCGGGGACACCGATCACGACCTCGTCGAACACCTGCGCCAATGGCGCAAACGCACCGCCGATGAGCTCAACCAACCCGCCTACATCGTCTTCTCCGACGCCACCCTTTTGGCCATCGCCGAAGCCCAACCCCGCACCCCCACAGAACTGCTCGGCATCACCGGGCTCGGGCCGGTCAAACTCGAACGCTTCGGGCAATCCCTGCTCGACACCCTCGAGGACTACCTCAGCTAAACCCCCGCCCCATCCGGGCGGCGGCCAGCGACCCGCTTACCGGCTGCCGCCGCCCGGCTGCGCCGCTCAAAACAATCCGGACACAACGGATGGCTCGGCAGTGTCGACGCCGACACCTCCCACGACCCCAACCCCGCCCGCACCACCGCCCCCGGCACCCAACCCACCGCACCACCAGCCGGCGGATTCACCCCAGCAACCAGCAAGGGGCGCAACAACAACGCCGCCACCAACGACGCCCGCCCCAACCACCCCTTCTCCCACCCCACACCACCAGCACCCCCAGGGGAAAGCACCAACTCCTTGGCCACCGAAGCCCACAACGGGTCGCGCTCCCGGCGGCGCAACTCCGCACACACCACACACGGCCCCCGCCCATCCACATGCAGCGGCCCCACCTCCACCACCTCACCCACAAAAGACACCGGCACCACCCGCGCCGAATGCTCCACCAACGCCCGACACACCGCCGACGTAGGCCGCCAATAATTCACCAACACCACCGGGCACACCCCCGCCGCCCCCGCAATCGCCTGCGCATCCGCCTGACCTCGGCCCACCCGCCGCGCCACCACCCCACACACCTCACCTAACGCCTCCACCAGGGCTGCCACCGCAGGGCCATCCCCCAACACCACCACCTCACCAGGGTCAGCAAACCAATCCACCAACACCCCCGCACACAACAAATCCGCAATCATCACCCGCGCCCGATGCCGCGGCACCCCACATCCGCACAACCCATCAGCCAAC encodes the following:
- a CDS encoding NAD(+) diphosphatase, producing MARLIHLTPSLQIIVDADGSPHWFDYDPSAGVGAGVCERSAQDDAVVEAAWGARPPIVARVSEGKWARLVDEEELARLAAQVGGEVVALRSMLVDDHPDLLAAAGYVKNQQLHRFHPADGTPLTFDEQGHVGTSARGAAFFPRLDPAVIGLVECRGRILLGRNALRPDYFSLIAGYVSPGETLEAAFAREVLEETGRRVRGVRYVGSQPWPASGALMLGMYGLTDDWEAVAATDGELVETRWASREEIVAGGLPLSPQGSIARTLIEFWTHKTEDFLPQKSLFDS
- a CDS encoding potassium channel family protein; protein product: MPQRIRAHLRSDTELVDLPDHALLGIIKIPQPRSFSPWWLITRRIAYAIALMGVVAVLVYTDKGGYTEDLTFVDAVYYSAVSLSTTGYGDIAPVTQHARLVNIFIITPIRILFLILLVGTTLAVLTDETRRTLQIQRWRKNMRDHTVVVGYGTKGRSAVSALLADGVSPASIVVVDTDKDALEMASTRGLVTVVGSATKADVLKLAGVARAKAVVVAPNMDDTAVLVTLSVREIAPNATIVASVRESENVHLLKQSGADSVVISSETAGRMLGLATVTPTVVEMLEDLLSPDDGMSITEMIVTAADAGKSPRELSPLALGVVRHGELFRVSEPAARAVQQGDKLLFIRGLAPKDAQADAAGER
- a CDS encoding ATP-dependent DNA helicase UvrD2; amino-acid sequence: MIDLNSLDDDQRVAATAPRGPVCILAGAGTGKTRTITYRIAHLIDQGFVSPQRVLAVTFTSRAAGEMRHRLATMGIGGVQARTFHAAARRQLAYFWPQVAGSLPWKLVDNKFPLVGRAVRGAGLENNTDMVRDVLSEIEWAKASLISADAYPAAVDSSGRTAPADPQKIAQAYRLYEQAKTSEDGMLLDFDDLLVHTAGALENSAAIAEEFRQQYRSFVVDEYQDVTPLQQRVLDAWLGTRDDLTVVGDANQTIYSFTGATPDYLLNFSRKYPHASITRLQRDYRSTPQVTDLANTVIGQAQGRVAGTRLTLEGMRPAGGEPTFTSYDDEPSQARGVAKKIAQLINQGIPAREIAVLYRINAHSALFEQALSEENIPYQVRGGEGFYNRPEIRAAITELVRLSGRDDLPEQAQGAGLVRVVRAALAPLGLSASEPEGAQARERWQSLNALAELVEELASITGDLTLPGLLAELKTRADAKHPPSVDGVTLASLHAAKGLEWDAVFLVGLSEGSLPIKQAIKAGAEHIEEERRLFYVGITRAREHLHLSWALARQEGARASRHRTRFLDGIVKDPEPITSGHSARKTAHCRTCGITLDTPAEKVLGRCLDCPGDTDHDLVEHLRQWRKRTADELNQPAYIVFSDATLLAIAEAQPRTPTELLGITGLGPVKLERFGQSLLDTLEDYLS